From Rhodococcus antarcticus, the proteins below share one genomic window:
- a CDS encoding DUF3817 domain-containing protein translates to MTSSATTPPAAPAALTPRVASALLRYRVMAYVTGVLLIGLTVAVIFKYTSGDGGSTTVIGVAHGWIYIVYLLASLDLAVKARWRPGPALLVLLAGTVPLMSFVAEHRVSQRVRAGRPL, encoded by the coding sequence ATGACGAGCTCCGCGACCACGCCCCCGGCGGCCCCCGCCGCCCTCACCCCGCGCGTGGCCTCGGCCCTGCTGCGCTACCGGGTGATGGCCTACGTCACCGGTGTGCTGCTCATCGGCCTCACCGTCGCCGTGATCTTCAAGTACACCTCGGGCGACGGCGGCTCGACCACCGTCATCGGTGTGGCCCACGGCTGGATCTACATCGTCTACCTGCTGGCCAGCCTCGACCTCGCCGTCAAGGCGCGGTGGCGCCCCGGGCCCGCCCTGCTGGTGCTCCTCGCCGGCACCGTCCCGCTCATGTCGTTCGTGGCCGAGCACCGCGTGAGCCAGCGGGTGCGCGCCGGGCGCCCGCTCTAG
- the rdgB gene encoding RdgB/HAM1 family non-canonical purine NTP pyrophosphatase translates to MRLLVASRNAKKLRELQRILDAAGIVGVQLLGLDEVEPYDEAPETAPDFEGNALAKAHDGAAATGLACLADDSGITVDALNGMPGVLSARWAGRHGDDAANTALLLAQLADVPDERRGAAFVSAVALVVPDVGEHVVLGRWSGRITRSPAGAGGFGYDPVFVPDGEDRSAAEMGAEEKDGSSHRGRALAQLVPVLRELSR, encoded by the coding sequence ATGCGCCTGCTCGTGGCCAGCCGCAACGCCAAGAAGCTGCGCGAGCTGCAGCGCATCCTCGACGCCGCGGGCATCGTCGGGGTGCAGCTGCTGGGCCTGGACGAGGTCGAGCCCTACGACGAGGCCCCGGAGACCGCGCCCGACTTCGAGGGCAACGCCCTGGCCAAGGCCCACGACGGCGCCGCGGCCACCGGTCTCGCCTGCCTGGCTGACGACTCGGGGATCACCGTAGACGCCCTCAACGGCATGCCCGGGGTGCTGTCCGCGCGCTGGGCCGGCCGGCACGGTGACGACGCGGCGAACACCGCGCTGCTGCTGGCCCAGCTGGCCGACGTCCCCGACGAGCGCCGCGGCGCCGCGTTCGTCTCGGCTGTGGCCCTGGTGGTCCCGGACGTGGGCGAGCACGTGGTGCTGGGGCGGTGGTCCGGCCGGATCACTCGGTCCCCCGCCGGGGCAGGCGGTTTCGGCTACGACCCGGTGTTCGTGCCGGACGGCGAGGACCGCTCCGCGGCCGAGATGGGGGCCGAGGAGAAGGACGGGTCCAGCCACCGCGGTCGGGCCCTGGCCCAGCTGGTGCCCGTTCTGCGCGAGCTCTCCCGCTAG
- the rph gene encoding ribonuclease PH: protein MSSRADGRSDDQLREVRITRGFTDHPAGSVLVEFGSTRVMCTASVTEGVPGWRRGSGLGWVTAEYAMLPAATHDRSARESVKGKVGGRTQEISRLVGRSLRACIDLAAIGENTIAIDCDVLQADGGTRTAAITGAYVALADAVTWLGAKGALADPAPLSCSIAAVSVGVVDGRVRLDLPYSEDSRAEVDMNVVATDAGTFVEIQGTGEGATFPRSTLDAMLELALAGCAELTRKQVEALAAPYPGTLPTPAPKGKKR from the coding sequence GTGTCCTCACGCGCCGACGGCAGATCCGACGACCAGCTCCGCGAGGTGCGCATCACCCGCGGGTTCACCGACCACCCGGCGGGCTCCGTGCTCGTCGAGTTCGGCAGCACCCGGGTGATGTGCACGGCCAGCGTCACCGAGGGGGTGCCCGGCTGGCGCCGCGGTTCCGGGCTGGGCTGGGTGACCGCGGAGTACGCGATGCTGCCCGCCGCCACCCACGACCGCAGCGCCCGGGAGTCCGTCAAGGGCAAGGTCGGTGGGCGCACCCAGGAGATCAGCCGGCTGGTCGGGCGCTCCCTGCGGGCGTGCATCGACCTCGCGGCCATCGGCGAGAACACCATCGCGATCGACTGCGACGTGCTGCAGGCCGACGGCGGGACCCGGACCGCGGCCATCACCGGCGCGTACGTGGCCCTGGCCGATGCGGTGACCTGGCTCGGGGCCAAGGGTGCGCTGGCCGACCCCGCACCGCTGTCCTGCTCCATCGCGGCGGTGAGCGTGGGTGTGGTCGACGGCCGCGTGCGGCTCGACCTGCCCTACTCCGAGGACTCCCGTGCGGAGGTCGACATGAACGTCGTGGCCACCGACGCCGGCACCTTCGTGGAGATCCAGGGCACCGGCGAGGGGGCGACCTTCCCCAGGTCGACCCTGGACGCGATGCTCGAGCTGGCCCTGGCCGGGTGCGCCGAGCTCACCCGCAAGCAGGTGGAGGCCCTCGCGGCGCCCTACCCGGGCACGCTGCCCACGCCTGCACCCAAGGGCAAGAAGCGCTGA
- a CDS encoding FAD binding domain-containing protein — MIPFAYSRATDAPAAVAAVAADPGAAFLGGGTDLVDRLRLGLVEHALLVDVSRLPATVEALPGGGLRIGAAVRTTDLAVHPLLLAHYPVLVEALLSGASSPQRALATTAGNLLQRTRCVHFLDASAPCGKREPGSGCSAVGRHDRHHALLGASEHCTATHPSDLAVALVVLDAVVVVLGPEGERRVPVVALHRLPGAHPERDSVLAHGELVTHVELPPADAAARCSTYRKVHDRSAQAFSLVSVAAALEVTAGTVTAVRIGLGGVAPKPWRATLAESVALGAPATDSTFRAAAAAELAHAHVRAGSRYKIPMVTGTLVTVLRELARKQTGTGAE; from the coding sequence GTGATCCCGTTCGCCTACTCCCGCGCCACCGACGCCCCGGCCGCCGTGGCCGCGGTCGCCGCGGACCCGGGCGCAGCCTTCCTCGGCGGCGGCACCGACCTCGTCGACCGCCTCAGGCTCGGGCTGGTGGAGCACGCACTGCTCGTGGACGTCTCGCGGTTGCCCGCCACGGTCGAGGCCCTCCCCGGCGGCGGTCTGCGCATCGGTGCGGCCGTGCGCACGACGGACCTCGCCGTGCACCCGCTGCTCCTGGCGCACTACCCGGTGCTCGTCGAGGCCTTGCTCAGCGGGGCCTCCAGCCCGCAGCGAGCCCTGGCCACCACCGCCGGCAACCTCCTGCAGCGCACCCGGTGCGTGCACTTCCTGGACGCCTCCGCCCCGTGCGGCAAGCGCGAGCCCGGCTCCGGCTGCTCCGCGGTGGGCCGCCACGACCGCCACCACGCGCTGCTCGGCGCCTCCGAGCACTGCACGGCGACCCACCCGTCGGACCTGGCCGTGGCCCTGGTGGTCCTGGACGCCGTCGTGGTGGTCCTGGGCCCCGAGGGTGAGCGCCGCGTCCCGGTGGTGGCGCTGCACCGCCTGCCCGGCGCGCACCCCGAGCGGGACTCGGTGCTGGCGCACGGCGAGCTCGTCACCCACGTCGAGCTCCCCCCGGCCGACGCCGCCGCGCGCTGCTCGACCTACCGCAAGGTCCACGACCGGTCGGCGCAGGCGTTCTCGCTCGTCTCCGTGGCCGCCGCGCTGGAGGTCACGGCCGGCACGGTCACCGCCGTGCGGATCGGGCTCGGCGGCGTTGCACCCAAGCCCTGGCGGGCGACCCTGGCCGAGTCGGTGGCGCTCGGTGCGCCCGCCACCGACAGCACCTTCCGGGCCGCGGCGGCCGCCGAGCTCGCCCACGCGCACGTCCGCGCGGGCAGCCGCTACAAGATCCCCATGGTCACCGGCACCCTCGTCACGGTGCTGCGCGAGCTGGCGCGGAAGCAGACCGGCACCGGCGCGGAGTAG
- a CDS encoding MBL fold metallo-hydrolase yields the protein MRLTVLGCSGSVSGPDSPASGYLLTASGAPPLVLDLGGGTLGALQRYVDPADATVLLSHLHADHCLDVAGLLVWRRYHPHARPGLTRVHAPSDAALRLGVASAERGGEVDDVTDVLDLRPWVPGETLTFGPVTVEVALVDHPCEAYAMRFADADGATFVYTGDTGPCAAMTTLAQGADVLLAEASWTDAPDRPVGVHLSGTQAGVLAREAGVGRLLLTHVPPWTSIDAVVAEARAEYTGDVHAVRAAEQIELAPATARS from the coding sequence ATGCGGCTGACCGTGCTGGGGTGCTCCGGGAGCGTGTCCGGCCCGGACTCGCCGGCCTCGGGCTACCTGCTCACGGCCTCGGGCGCCCCCCCGCTGGTCCTCGACCTCGGCGGCGGCACCCTGGGCGCGCTGCAGCGCTACGTGGACCCGGCCGATGCCACCGTCCTGCTCAGCCACCTGCACGCCGACCACTGCCTCGACGTGGCCGGGCTGCTCGTCTGGCGGCGCTACCACCCGCACGCCCGCCCGGGCCTGACCCGGGTGCACGCCCCCTCCGACGCGGCGCTGCGGCTGGGGGTCGCCTCCGCCGAGCGTGGCGGTGAGGTCGACGACGTGACCGACGTGCTGGACCTGCGGCCGTGGGTGCCCGGCGAGACGCTGACCTTCGGCCCGGTCACCGTCGAGGTGGCGCTGGTGGACCACCCGTGCGAGGCCTACGCGATGCGGTTCGCCGACGCCGACGGTGCCACCTTCGTCTACACCGGGGACACCGGGCCCTGCGCGGCGATGACGACCCTCGCGCAGGGGGCGGACGTGCTGCTGGCCGAGGCCTCGTGGACCGACGCCCCGGACCGGCCCGTCGGTGTGCACCTCTCCGGCACCCAGGCGGGTGTGCTCGCGCGCGAGGCCGGGGTGGGGCGGCTGCTGCTCACCCACGTCCCCCCGTGGACCTCGATCGACGCCGTGGTGGCCGAGGCCCGGGCGGAGTACACCGGGGACGTGCACGCCGTCCGCGCGGCGGAGCAGATCGAGCTCGCCCCGGCGACGGCGCGGTCCTAG
- the murI gene encoding glutamate racemase has translation MSTNPADRPIGIFDSGVGGLTVARAIIDQLPDEAVLYVGDTANGPYGPLPVAEVRAHALAVADDLVERGVKALVIACNTASAACLRDARERYPVPVVEVILPAVRRAVATTRSSRVGVIATRGTVTSRAYDDAFAASAVQLTTAACPRFVDFVERGVTSGRQVLGLAQAYLEPLQEADVDTLVLGCTHYPLLSGVVQLVMGDGVTLVSSAEETAKDVLKVLTTADLLREHGGSAPRRTFLATGDPEQFARLGRRFLGPELTAVGSASVGSTAVGSASVGSTAEGSTSVGSVTT, from the coding sequence GTGAGCACCAACCCGGCGGACCGGCCGATCGGGATCTTCGACTCCGGGGTCGGTGGGCTCACCGTGGCGCGGGCGATCATCGACCAGCTCCCCGACGAGGCGGTCCTCTACGTGGGGGACACCGCGAACGGCCCCTACGGTCCGCTGCCCGTCGCCGAGGTCCGTGCGCACGCCCTCGCCGTGGCCGACGACCTGGTGGAGCGCGGGGTCAAGGCGCTCGTGATCGCGTGCAACACCGCCAGCGCCGCGTGCCTGCGCGACGCCCGGGAGCGCTACCCGGTGCCGGTGGTCGAGGTGATCCTGCCGGCGGTGCGCCGAGCCGTAGCGACCACGCGCAGCAGCCGGGTGGGGGTCATCGCCACCCGGGGCACCGTCACCTCGCGGGCCTACGACGACGCCTTCGCCGCCTCCGCCGTGCAGCTCACCACCGCCGCCTGCCCGCGGTTCGTGGACTTCGTCGAGCGCGGGGTGACCAGCGGGCGCCAGGTCCTCGGCCTCGCCCAGGCCTACCTGGAGCCGTTGCAGGAGGCCGACGTGGACACCCTGGTCCTCGGCTGCACCCACTACCCGCTCCTGTCGGGGGTGGTGCAGCTGGTGATGGGTGACGGCGTCACCCTGGTCTCCAGCGCGGAGGAGACGGCCAAGGACGTGCTCAAGGTCCTCACGACCGCCGACCTGCTGCGCGAGCACGGGGGTTCGGCCCCGCGGCGCACCTTCCTGGCCACCGGGGACCCGGAGCAGTTCGCCCGGCTGGGTCGGCGCTTCCTCGGCCCGGAGCTGACGGCCGTGGGGTCGGCGTCGGTGGGCTCGACGGCGGTGGGGTCGGCGTCGGTGGGCTCGACGGCAGAGGGCTCGACGTCGGTGGGTTCGGTCACGACCTGA
- a CDS encoding rhomboid family intramembrane serine protease has product MTATPTPSRPVWRTALLGSVAFVALLWVLEVVDQTTGSALDAEVFANGITPRDTDGLVGILLAPLLHGGFGHLAGNTVPLLVLGFLLLLSGVPRALAVTAVVWLTAGAGVWLVGAPGVHLGASVLVFGWLAFLLVRGVFARNLGQVALGLVLLVVYGGVLWGVLPGDPGVSWEGHLFGALGGIGAAAVLARPR; this is encoded by the coding sequence GTGACCGCCACGCCGACGCCGTCACGGCCGGTCTGGCGCACCGCTCTGCTCGGCTCCGTCGCGTTCGTGGCTCTGCTGTGGGTGCTGGAGGTCGTCGACCAGACCACGGGCTCCGCCCTGGACGCCGAGGTCTTCGCCAACGGGATCACCCCCCGGGACACCGACGGCCTGGTCGGGATCCTGCTCGCACCCCTGCTGCACGGCGGGTTCGGCCACCTCGCGGGCAACACGGTCCCGCTGCTCGTGCTCGGCTTCCTGCTGCTGCTCTCCGGGGTGCCTCGCGCGCTGGCCGTCACCGCCGTGGTCTGGCTGACCGCGGGTGCGGGGGTGTGGCTGGTGGGAGCGCCCGGTGTGCACCTGGGCGCGTCGGTGCTGGTGTTCGGCTGGCTCGCGTTCCTGCTGGTGCGCGGGGTGTTCGCCCGGAACCTGGGCCAGGTGGCGCTCGGCCTCGTCCTGCTGGTGGTCTACGGCGGGGTGCTGTGGGGCGTGCTGCCCGGTGACCCCGGTGTCAGCTGGGAGGGCCACCTGTTCGGCGCGCTGGGCGGGATCGGCGCGGCCGCGGTGCTGGCGCGCCCCCGGTGA
- a CDS encoding P1 family peptidase, with protein MTHPGPRDALTDVAGLTVGHHQRLGGGWATGTTVVLAPAGATGGVDVRGGGPGTRETDLLDPSHLVQQVQAVVLTGGSAYGLAAADGVVGWLAERGHGFRVGPAEHHVVPIVPAAVLFDLHSSTVFGNVPDAAFGRAACEAAGLEVAQGCVGAGTGARAGVLQGGIGTASAVLADGTTVAALVAVNPAGSVVDPRTGLPWAADPELDGLRAPVHAEVDAFAALADDAARLNTTIGVVATDAGLTKPQCRRLAVAAHDGLARAVRPAHSMLDGDTFFALATGEGAVDVPRLDAITAAGADCVARAIVHAVLAATTVTGVRAYRDVLPSALA; from the coding sequence GTGACCCACCCCGGCCCGCGCGACGCCCTCACCGACGTGGCGGGGCTGACCGTGGGCCACCACCAGCGCCTCGGCGGCGGGTGGGCCACGGGCACCACCGTCGTGCTGGCGCCGGCCGGCGCGACCGGTGGGGTGGACGTCCGCGGGGGTGGGCCGGGCACCCGGGAGACCGACCTGCTCGACCCCAGCCACCTCGTGCAGCAGGTGCAGGCCGTGGTGCTGACCGGCGGCAGCGCCTACGGGCTGGCTGCGGCAGACGGGGTGGTGGGCTGGCTCGCCGAGCGCGGGCACGGGTTCCGGGTGGGCCCGGCCGAGCACCACGTGGTGCCGATCGTCCCGGCCGCCGTGCTGTTCGACCTGCACTCCTCCACGGTGTTCGGCAACGTCCCGGACGCGGCGTTCGGGCGGGCGGCGTGCGAGGCGGCCGGGCTCGAGGTGGCCCAGGGTTGCGTGGGGGCGGGCACCGGCGCGCGTGCCGGGGTGCTGCAGGGCGGGATCGGCACGGCCAGCGCGGTCCTCGCGGACGGGACGACCGTGGCGGCCCTGGTGGCGGTGAACCCGGCCGGGTCGGTGGTCGACCCGCGGACGGGGCTGCCGTGGGCGGCGGACCCCGAGCTCGACGGGCTGCGTGCACCCGTGCACGCAGAGGTGGACGCGTTCGCGGCCCTCGCCGACGACGCGGCGCGGCTCAACACGACCATCGGGGTGGTGGCCACCGATGCCGGTCTGACCAAGCCCCAGTGCCGCCGCCTCGCCGTGGCCGCGCACGACGGGCTGGCCCGGGCCGTGCGCCCGGCCCACTCCATGCTGGACGGGGACACCTTCTTCGCCCTGGCCACCGGCGAGGGTGCGGTGGACGTGCCCCGGCTGGACGCCATCACCGCGGCCGGGGCCGACTGCGTGGCGCGGGCCATCGTGCACGCGGTGCTCGCCGCGACCACCGTGACGGGGGTGCGGGCCTACCGGGACGTGCTGCCCTCGGCGCTGGCCTGA
- the aosR gene encoding oxidative stress transcriptional regulator AosR produces MQPWIRKASLTGSRFRSELEAQEAAVLRGMVGSITEMLGERADAAPQDELSEITGVRTGHSTPPEDATLARLLPDFHRTDLGEVDGVDPAGAGDDSAAALRSLHEPEIIESKRAAAAVLLATCPAHGGRVNLTPEEADAWLVAINDVRLSLGVVLDIDADTPDELPEDDPRAGHLGVYHWLTWVQDSLVQVLLP; encoded by the coding sequence GTGCAGCCCTGGATCCGCAAGGCCTCGCTGACCGGCTCCCGGTTCCGGTCCGAGCTGGAGGCCCAGGAGGCGGCCGTCCTGCGCGGCATGGTCGGTTCCATCACCGAGATGCTCGGTGAGCGCGCGGACGCCGCACCCCAGGACGAGCTCAGCGAGATCACCGGCGTCCGCACCGGGCACAGCACGCCACCAGAGGACGCGACCCTGGCCCGGCTGCTGCCGGACTTCCACCGCACCGACCTCGGCGAGGTGGACGGGGTGGACCCGGCCGGGGCGGGGGACGACTCCGCGGCGGCGCTGCGCAGCCTGCACGAGCCGGAGATCATCGAGTCGAAGCGGGCGGCCGCGGCCGTGCTCCTGGCCACCTGCCCCGCGCACGGTGGACGGGTGAACCTCACTCCCGAGGAGGCCGACGCCTGGCTCGTGGCCATCAACGACGTGCGGCTGTCGCTGGGTGTGGTGCTCGACATCGACGCCGACACCCCCGACGAGCTGCCCGAGGACGACCCGCGCGCCGGCCACCTCGGCGTGTACCACTGGCTGACCTGGGTGCAGGACTCCCTGGTGCAGGTCCTGCTGCCGTGA
- the clpS gene encoding ATP-dependent Clp protease adapter ClpS yields the protein MAAPLEVEPGTASDASVEEAVGTDRPWVTVVWDDPVNLMHYVTYVFQKLLGFSKAKATEKMMQVHSEGRSTVTSGPRESMEADAAKLQGAGLWATVQRD from the coding sequence ATGGCTGCACCGCTGGAGGTCGAGCCCGGGACCGCCTCCGACGCCTCGGTGGAGGAGGCCGTCGGCACCGACCGACCGTGGGTCACCGTCGTGTGGGACGACCCGGTGAACCTCATGCACTACGTGACGTACGTGTTCCAGAAGCTGCTGGGCTTCAGCAAGGCGAAGGCCACCGAGAAGATGATGCAGGTGCACAGCGAGGGCCGCTCGACGGTCACCTCGGGCCCGCGCGAGAGCATGGAGGCCGACGCCGCCAAGCTCCAGGGCGCCGGACTCTGGGCCACCGTCCAGCGCGACTGA
- a CDS encoding nicotinate phosphoribosyltransferase, whose protein sequence is MLDTLRPGARLVESVIVTTRTSTALLTDSYELTMLSAALRNGTAHRACTFEVFARSLPHGRRYGVVAGTGRLLDLLREFTFGEAELASVEHGLDEATLEWLRGYRFTGAVEGYREGELYFPGSPVLTVTGTFAECVLLETLALSVLNHDSAVASAAARMVQAAGGRRTIEMGSRRTHEEAAVASARAAYLAGFDATSNLEAGRRHGVPTSGTSAHSFTLLHTDADGPDEAAAFRAQVDALGVGTTLLVDTYDIARGIATAIEVAGTGLGAVRIDSGDLGVMAVQARAQLDGLGATNTRVVLSGDLDEHSIAALRAEPVDVYGVGTSLVTGSGAPTAGMVYKLVEVDGVPVAKRSSHKNSRGGHKHAVRRARETGTVVEELVHRAGRPPELGAHDRELVVPMVRDGELLHGLPTLEDSRAHLAAALVSLPWEGLKLSRGEAAIPTTFLD, encoded by the coding sequence ATGCTGGACACCCTACGACCAGGGGCCCGCCTCGTAGAGTCCGTGATCGTGACGACGCGCACGAGCACCGCCCTGCTCACCGACTCCTACGAGCTGACGATGCTCTCCGCCGCCCTGCGCAACGGCACGGCGCACCGGGCGTGCACCTTCGAGGTGTTCGCCCGCTCGCTGCCGCACGGGCGTCGCTACGGGGTGGTCGCGGGCACCGGACGCCTGCTGGACCTGCTGCGCGAGTTCACCTTCGGCGAGGCCGAGCTCGCCTCGGTGGAGCACGGCCTGGACGAGGCGACGCTGGAGTGGCTGCGCGGCTATCGCTTCACGGGAGCCGTCGAGGGCTACCGCGAGGGAGAGCTGTACTTCCCGGGCTCCCCCGTGCTGACCGTCACCGGCACCTTCGCCGAGTGCGTGCTGCTGGAGACCCTCGCGCTGTCGGTCCTCAACCACGACAGCGCCGTCGCCTCCGCCGCCGCACGGATGGTCCAGGCCGCCGGGGGCCGCCGGACCATCGAGATGGGCTCGCGGCGCACCCACGAGGAGGCTGCGGTGGCCTCGGCCCGGGCCGCGTACCTCGCCGGCTTCGACGCCACGTCCAACCTGGAGGCGGGCCGGCGCCACGGCGTGCCCACCTCCGGGACCAGCGCGCACTCGTTCACGCTGCTGCACACCGACGCCGACGGGCCCGACGAGGCCGCCGCGTTCCGCGCCCAGGTCGACGCTCTCGGGGTGGGCACCACGCTGCTGGTGGACACCTACGACATCGCCCGGGGCATCGCCACCGCCATCGAGGTGGCCGGTACCGGCCTGGGGGCCGTGCGCATCGACTCCGGCGACCTGGGCGTGATGGCGGTGCAGGCCCGCGCGCAGCTCGACGGACTGGGCGCGACGAACACCCGGGTGGTGCTCTCCGGCGACCTCGACGAGCACTCCATCGCGGCGCTGCGGGCGGAACCGGTCGACGTCTACGGGGTGGGGACGTCGCTGGTCACGGGATCCGGGGCACCCACCGCGGGCATGGTCTACAAGCTCGTGGAGGTCGACGGCGTCCCCGTGGCCAAGCGCAGCAGCCACAAGAACTCCCGCGGAGGGCACAAGCACGCCGTCCGACGGGCCCGCGAGACCGGCACGGTGGTCGAGGAGCTCGTGCACCGCGCCGGTCGTCCGCCCGAGCTGGGCGCGCACGACCGCGAGCTGGTGGTCCCGATGGTCCGCGACGGGGAGCTGCTCCACGGCCTGCCCACCCTCGAGGACTCCCGCGCACACCTGGCCGCCGCCCTGGTCAGCCTGCCCTGGGAGGGCCTGAAGCTCTCCCGCGGCGAGGCCGCCATCCCCACCACGTTCCTCGACTGA
- a CDS encoding isochorismatase family protein, with amino-acid sequence MTTALVVVDVQNDFCEGGSLAVAGGAAVAAAISRHIAEMRGAGSAYAHVVATRDHHVEPGAHFSSTPDFVDSWPPHCRVSTAGASFHPDLDVAAVAAVFSKGAHAAAYSGFEGTDPDGLRLAEWLRDREVDSVEIVGIATDHCVRATALDAVAEGFDTTVLLDLTAGVAPGTVDRALAEMAAAGVVLRGVPLG; translated from the coding sequence GTGACCACCGCGCTCGTCGTCGTCGACGTCCAGAACGACTTCTGCGAGGGCGGCTCCCTGGCGGTGGCCGGCGGCGCGGCGGTGGCGGCCGCGATCTCCCGGCACATCGCCGAGATGCGGGGGGCGGGCAGCGCGTACGCCCACGTCGTGGCCACCCGCGACCACCACGTCGAGCCCGGCGCGCACTTCAGCAGCACCCCGGACTTCGTGGACTCCTGGCCGCCGCACTGCCGGGTGAGCACGGCCGGGGCCTCCTTCCACCCCGACCTCGACGTGGCCGCGGTGGCGGCGGTGTTCTCCAAGGGCGCGCACGCCGCGGCCTACTCCGGGTTCGAGGGCACCGACCCCGACGGTCTGCGCCTGGCCGAGTGGCTGCGCGACCGGGAGGTGGACAGCGTGGAGATCGTCGGCATCGCCACCGACCACTGCGTCCGGGCCACCGCCCTGGACGCCGTCGCCGAGGGCTTCGACACCACGGTGCTGCTCGACCTCACCGCCGGGGTGGCCCCGGGGACGGTGGACCGCGCGCTGGCCGAGATGGCCGCGGCCGGCGTGGTGCTGCGCGGGGTCCCGCTCGGCTGA